One Sediminicola sp. YIK13 DNA segment encodes these proteins:
- a CDS encoding asparaginase, with the protein MEDKTKIMLIYTGGTIGMVKDYSTGALKAFNFKKLEKHIPELSQLDCSIDSVSFDTPIDSSNMNITHWVSIATMIEEHYENYDGFVVLHGSDTMSYTSSALSYMLEHLAKPVIFTGSQLPIGDLRTDAKENLITSIQIAALQNGSGPVIKEVCLYFEYKLYRANRTTKFNAEHFEAFGSLNYPELVESGVHLKVHYDHLWVGNRNKKFIVHKKMDDNVAILKLFPGLKRSVLQSILKIPGLKALVLETYGAGNAPTDAWLLQDLKDAIDGGLHIVNVTQCSGGSVIMGQYETSEHLQKLQLINGKDITTEAAITKLMYLLGSNVSAKLFKTIFETSLRGEMQ; encoded by the coding sequence ATGGAAGATAAAACCAAGATCATGTTGATCTACACCGGTGGAACCATTGGGATGGTCAAAGACTATAGTACTGGCGCCCTGAAGGCTTTCAATTTTAAAAAATTGGAAAAGCACATCCCGGAATTGAGTCAGTTGGATTGTAGCATTGACAGCGTCTCCTTTGACACCCCAATAGATTCATCCAACATGAATATCACACATTGGGTTTCCATAGCAACTATGATAGAGGAGCATTATGAAAATTATGACGGCTTTGTAGTTCTACATGGAAGTGACACCATGAGCTACACCTCCTCAGCGTTGAGCTATATGTTGGAACATTTGGCCAAACCTGTGATCTTTACCGGATCCCAGTTGCCCATAGGGGATTTGCGTACAGATGCCAAAGAGAATTTGATCACCTCCATTCAAATTGCGGCATTGCAAAATGGTTCTGGTCCCGTGATCAAAGAGGTCTGTCTTTATTTTGAATATAAGCTCTACAGGGCCAACAGGACCACCAAGTTCAATGCGGAACATTTTGAGGCGTTTGGATCCTTGAATTATCCCGAGCTGGTAGAATCTGGAGTGCATTTAAAGGTTCACTATGACCATTTATGGGTGGGAAATAGAAACAAAAAGTTCATTGTCCATAAAAAAATGGACGATAATGTGGCTATCTTAAAACTTTTTCCGGGGTTAAAAAGGTCGGTTTTGCAAAGTATTTTGAAAATCCCTGGATTAAAAGCATTGGTTTTGGAGACTTATGGTGCAGGAAATGCCCCAACAGATGCATGGTTGCTACAAGATTTAAAGGATGCAATTGATGGCGGGCTGCACATCGTAAACGTAACACAATGCTCGGGAGGAAGTGTAATTATGGGTCAATATGAAACCAGTGAGCATTTGCAAAAACTGCAACTGATTAATGGTAAGGATATTACAACGGAGGCTGCCATTACCAAACTGATGTATCTCTTGGGGAGCAACGTTTCCGCTAAGTTGTTCAAAACCATATTTGAAACTTCACTGAGAGGGGAAATGCAATAA
- a CDS encoding MotA/TolQ/ExbB proton channel family protein, whose protein sequence is MKRLFSILAMAGLFVLSTNTVNAKAGATALVSNLSSIATTAVMLQDEAPAEVEKGFTQVLKEQFIQGGAGFMGIVLLCLILGLAVAIERIIFLNLASTNTTKLKQSVEDALASGGVEAAKEVCRNTKGPVASIFYQGLDRAGEGVESAEKAVVAYGGVQMGQLEKNVSWLSLFIAVAPMLGFMGTVIGMIQAFQKIAAVGNLSASLIAGDIQVALLTTVFGLITAIILQIFYNYIIAKIDGIVNDMEDSSIALIDMLVDHKK, encoded by the coding sequence ATGAAAAGATTATTCTCTATCCTGGCCATGGCTGGGTTGTTTGTACTAAGCACAAATACCGTAAATGCAAAAGCTGGAGCAACAGCGTTGGTTTCAAACCTATCGTCAATTGCTACAACAGCAGTAATGTTACAAGACGAAGCTCCTGCAGAAGTAGAAAAAGGCTTTACTCAAGTATTGAAAGAACAGTTTATTCAAGGTGGTGCCGGATTTATGGGTATCGTTCTTTTATGTTTGATTTTAGGTTTGGCAGTAGCGATTGAAAGAATTATTTTCTTAAATCTTGCTAGCACCAATACTACAAAACTTAAGCAAAGCGTAGAAGATGCTTTAGCTTCCGGTGGTGTTGAAGCCGCTAAAGAAGTTTGTAGAAATACAAAAGGACCAGTTGCCTCTATATTCTACCAAGGATTGGACAGAGCTGGCGAAGGTGTAGAATCTGCTGAAAAAGCCGTAGTTGCTTATGGTGGTGTTCAAATGGGCCAATTGGAGAAAAACGTTTCTTGGTTGTCTTTATTTATCGCTGTGGCGCCGATGCTTGGTTTCATGGGAACTGTAATTGGTATGATTCAGGCCTTCCAAAAGATTGCTGCAGTAGGTAACTTAAGTGCTTCCCTTATTGCTGGTGATATTCAGGTGGCGTTATTGACAACGGTATTTGGTTTGATCACTGCGATCATCCTTCAAATCTTCTATAACTACATCATCGCTAAGATCGATGGTATTGTTAATGATATGGAAGATTCATCAATCGCTTTGATTGATATGTTGGTAGATCACAAAAAATAA
- a CDS encoding ExbD/TolR family protein, translating to MPRRGAPPEVNAGSMADIAFLLLIFFLVTTTIETDAGLDRMLPPIEPPTEEPPIIKERNIFTVNINRNGQLLVEDELTNIKDLRTKAIAFLDNGGAASGTPEYCSYCKGKRDPASSDNPTKAIISLKNDRETKYGTYITVQNELVGAYNDLRNREAQRLYKRDFTEMEALYLNPETPSAVRDELKERVANIQDLFPQKLSEAETATSN from the coding sequence ATGCCAAGAAGAGGAGCACCACCAGAGGTTAATGCCGGTTCTATGGCAGACATTGCGTTCTTGTTACTTATCTTTTTCCTAGTGACCACCACTATCGAAACAGATGCAGGTTTGGATCGTATGTTGCCACCGATAGAGCCGCCTACAGAAGAACCGCCGATCATTAAGGAAAGAAATATCTTTACGGTTAACATCAACAGAAATGGCCAATTATTGGTTGAGGATGAATTGACCAACATTAAGGACCTTAGAACCAAAGCGATAGCTTTTTTGGATAACGGGGGGGCCGCTTCTGGTACACCAGAGTATTGCAGTTACTGCAAAGGGAAAAGAGATCCCGCTTCTTCAGACAATCCTACTAAGGCTATCATTTCTTTAAAGAATGACAGGGAAACCAAGTACGGAACGTATATTACAGTTCAGAACGAACTGGTAGGAGCATATAACGATTTGCGTAATAGAGAAGCGCAGAGATTATATAAAAGGGATTTTACAGAAATGGAAGCCTTGTATCTGAATCCGGAGACACCATCCGCTGTGCGTGATGAGTTAAAGGAGAGGGTAGCAAACATTCAGGACCTGTTTCCACAGAAATTATCTGAGGCGGAAACGGCTACGTCTAATTAA
- a CDS encoding ExbD/TolR family protein produces the protein MSKFNKKKDAALPAVNTASLPDIVFMLLFFFMTVTVMKDSTLKVENTLPNASEIKKLEKKDRVIYIYVGKPTREYEKVYGTESKIQLNDKFASASEVGDYILAERAKKPQELQNVLTTALKVDKNANMGIISDIKLELRKVNALKVNYTTFEGDAFRNLQ, from the coding sequence ATGTCAAAATTCAATAAGAAAAAGGATGCTGCTTTACCAGCAGTGAACACAGCTTCACTTCCGGATATTGTTTTCATGTTGTTGTTCTTCTTTATGACGGTGACCGTAATGAAAGATAGTACACTGAAAGTGGAGAATACATTACCAAATGCTTCCGAGATCAAGAAATTGGAAAAGAAGGACAGGGTAATCTATATCTATGTAGGGAAACCGACCCGTGAGTACGAAAAGGTTTATGGTACAGAATCAAAGATTCAATTGAACGATAAATTTGCAAGTGCTTCGGAAGTTGGGGACTATATTTTAGCAGAAAGGGCCAAAAAGCCTCAAGAATTGCAAAATGTACTTACCACTGCACTTAAGGTGGACAAAAATGCCAATATGGGTATCATATCCGATATCAAATTAGAATTGAGAAAAGTGAATGCCCTGAAGGTGAACTACACTACATTTGAGGGTGATGCTTTCAGAAATTTACAGTAA
- a CDS encoding porin family protein, producing MMKYVMLFLMGTIAAQGWSQEIPASAPVDDKYLEDQFYLGVTYNLLLNKPMDITQRNLSYGIMGGIIKDIPLNDDRNFGLGIGAGYALNSYYTNLFAEEVNGEISYAGLTSSDNFKRSKLETHVIEFPLEIRWRNSNATDYKFWRVYAGAKLGYIFEGRSKFVDDTGKTGFSNPDIKKLQYGLMFNVGYNTWNIHIYYALSRLLEDGVVLDTMEPIEVRPLRIGIIFYIL from the coding sequence ATGATGAAGTATGTAATGTTATTTCTGATGGGCACAATTGCGGCCCAGGGTTGGTCCCAGGAAATTCCTGCGAGCGCTCCGGTGGACGATAAATACCTGGAGGATCAATTTTATCTGGGTGTCACTTACAATTTGTTGCTCAACAAGCCAATGGACATAACACAAAGGAATCTATCCTACGGGATCATGGGAGGGATTATCAAAGATATTCCCTTGAACGATGACCGAAACTTTGGTCTTGGAATTGGAGCGGGCTATGCCCTCAATTCCTATTACACCAACCTTTTTGCAGAAGAGGTCAATGGAGAGATATCATATGCTGGCCTTACTTCCAGTGATAATTTTAAACGGAGCAAGCTGGAGACCCATGTCATTGAATTTCCACTTGAAATAAGATGGAGAAACTCCAACGCAACAGATTATAAATTCTGGCGTGTATATGCCGGGGCAAAACTGGGATATATATTTGAAGGCAGGTCTAAGTTTGTCGACGATACGGGGAAGACAGGATTCTCCAATCCAGATATCAAAAAGCTGCAATATGGTCTAATGTTCAATGTGGGCTATAACACCTGGAACATACATATCTATTATGCCCTCAGTAGGCTATTGGAAGATGGTGTTGTTTTGGATACTATGGAGCCTATAGAGGTGAGACCTCTTCGGATAGGAATCATTTTCTATATTTTATAA
- the rpoN gene encoding RNA polymerase factor sigma-54 gives MLKQHLQFKLSQKLSPQQIQLMKLIQLPTLAFEQRLKQELEENPALETGKEEIENQEDEYDDLYEDDSDSENIAAEDINIDEYLSDDEVPDYRTQANNYSSDDEERTIPYAAGISFTQYLINQLNTVYLSDDEWAIAEFLVGSVDESGYIRRSISDITDDLAFTQNIYTDEKTVEKILRIVQELDPPGVGATSLEECLIIQLKRKDPTPNTELAIAILEKSFEQFTKKHYAKLIQKHNISEETLKEAITEIERLNPKPGGSYSGNTRMIEHIVPDFSIRIVDGELELTLNGRNAPELHVSREYNNMLEGYKNAKDKSKSQKDTVMFIKQKLDAAKWFIDAIKQRQQTLYVTMNSIMNYQREFFLTGDERKLRPMILKDIADEIGMDVSTVSRVANSKYVDTPYGTRLIKDYFSESMKNEQGEDVSTKEIKKILETVIRDETKRKPLTDDKLAAILKDKGYPIARRTVAKYREQLGIPVARMRKEI, from the coding sequence ATGCTGAAGCAACACTTACAGTTTAAGTTATCACAAAAATTATCTCCACAGCAAATTCAGCTGATGAAGTTAATTCAATTACCTACGCTAGCCTTTGAACAACGTTTGAAGCAGGAGCTGGAAGAAAATCCGGCCTTGGAAACGGGAAAGGAGGAAATTGAAAATCAGGAGGATGAGTATGATGACCTCTATGAAGACGATTCCGACAGTGAAAACATAGCTGCTGAGGACATTAATATTGATGAATATTTGAGTGATGACGAAGTGCCCGATTATAGGACGCAGGCAAACAACTACAGCTCAGATGATGAGGAACGCACCATTCCCTATGCTGCTGGCATTTCCTTTACCCAGTACCTCATAAACCAGCTGAACACCGTTTACCTCAGTGATGATGAGTGGGCCATTGCAGAATTCCTGGTAGGAAGTGTTGATGAAAGCGGGTATATCCGCAGGAGTATTTCGGACATAACGGACGACCTTGCCTTTACGCAAAACATATATACCGATGAAAAAACGGTAGAAAAAATATTGAGGATCGTTCAAGAATTGGATCCTCCAGGAGTTGGCGCCACCAGTTTGGAGGAGTGCCTTATCATTCAATTAAAAAGAAAAGATCCTACTCCCAATACGGAACTGGCCATTGCCATTTTGGAAAAATCTTTTGAGCAGTTCACCAAAAAGCACTACGCCAAACTTATTCAAAAGCACAATATCTCTGAAGAGACCTTAAAGGAAGCCATTACAGAAATTGAACGCTTAAATCCAAAACCCGGCGGTTCTTATTCTGGAAATACCAGAATGATAGAACATATTGTACCCGACTTTTCCATACGAATAGTAGATGGCGAACTGGAACTGACCCTCAATGGCAGAAACGCCCCTGAACTGCATGTGTCAAGGGAGTACAACAACATGCTGGAAGGCTACAAGAACGCCAAGGACAAATCCAAGTCACAAAAGGATACCGTCATGTTCATCAAACAGAAGTTGGATGCCGCCAAATGGTTTATTGATGCCATTAAACAAAGGCAGCAAACCCTTTATGTGACCATGAATTCCATCATGAACTATCAACGGGAATTTTTTCTTACTGGGGATGAACGCAAGTTGCGCCCCATGATCCTTAAAGATATCGCCGATGAGATCGGAATGGATGTCTCTACAGTTTCCCGGGTCGCCAATAGCAAGTATGTGGACACCCCTTATGGAACCAGATTGATCAAGGATTATTTTTCTGAATCCATGAAAAATGAGCAAGGGGAAGATGTCTCTACCAAGGAAATCAAAAAAATCTTGGAAACCGTTATTAGGGATGAAACAAAAAGAAAACCTTTGACCGATGACAAATTAGCGGCCATTCTAAAGGACAAAGGGTACCCTATCGCTAGGAGGACAGTAGCCAAATACAGGGAACAATTGGGCATCCCGGTAGCAAGGATGAGAAAGGAAATATAA
- the asnS gene encoding asparagine--tRNA ligase, giving the protein MKSQSIQELLSGKNVLQEVTVFGWVKTFRSNRFIALNDGSTLSNIQCVVNFEDFEDHLLKQISTGAALKVTGTLVESQGKGQSLEVQVKNLVVLGTADPETYPIQPKKHSLEFLREKAHLRIRTNTFSAVMRVRSALSFAIHQYFRENGFYYVHTPIVTGSDAEGAGEMFRVSTLDAKNPPLTETGEVDYKEDFFGKETNLTVSGQLEAEAYAMALGKVYTFGPTFRAENSNTSRHLAEFWMVEPEVAFNDLDANMDLSEDFIKNVIKYVLEHCIEDLQFLEQRLLDEEKSKPQAERSEMALIEKLKFVADNNFKRVSYTEAIDILKNCKPNKKKKFKYIIEEWGADLQSEHERYLVEKHFQCPVILFDYPAKIKAFYMRLNEDGKTVRAMDILFPGIGEIVGGSQREERLDVLKQKISELGIDEKELWWYLDLRKFGTAVHSGFGLGFERLVLFTTGMGNIRDVIPFPRTPQNAEF; this is encoded by the coding sequence ATGAAATCACAAAGTATCCAAGAGCTCTTGAGCGGAAAAAATGTATTACAGGAAGTCACCGTTTTTGGGTGGGTAAAAACTTTTAGAAGTAACCGGTTCATTGCATTAAACGATGGCTCAACACTCAGCAACATTCAATGTGTTGTCAATTTTGAAGATTTTGAAGATCATCTTTTAAAACAAATATCTACTGGTGCCGCCCTAAAAGTGACCGGAACACTGGTGGAAAGTCAGGGAAAAGGCCAATCTCTAGAGGTTCAGGTCAAAAATCTGGTGGTTTTGGGAACGGCAGACCCAGAGACTTATCCTATACAACCCAAAAAACACTCCTTGGAATTCCTAAGGGAAAAGGCACATCTTAGGATCAGGACCAATACCTTTAGTGCCGTGATGCGCGTGCGTTCTGCCCTATCCTTTGCCATTCACCAATATTTTAGGGAGAACGGATTTTATTACGTGCACACTCCTATTGTAACGGGATCCGATGCGGAAGGGGCAGGTGAAATGTTCCGAGTAAGCACCTTGGATGCCAAAAATCCACCTTTGACAGAAACTGGGGAAGTGGATTATAAAGAAGATTTCTTTGGTAAGGAAACCAATCTTACCGTATCAGGACAATTGGAAGCCGAAGCTTATGCCATGGCCTTGGGCAAGGTGTATACTTTTGGTCCAACCTTCAGGGCAGAAAATTCGAACACCTCAAGACATTTGGCGGAATTTTGGATGGTGGAACCTGAAGTTGCCTTTAACGATCTGGATGCCAACATGGACCTTTCGGAAGACTTCATCAAAAATGTGATCAAATATGTGTTGGAGCATTGCATAGAAGACCTTCAGTTTTTGGAGCAGCGCTTGTTGGATGAGGAAAAATCCAAACCACAAGCCGAGCGAAGTGAAATGGCTTTAATTGAAAAATTAAAGTTTGTGGCCGATAATAATTTTAAAAGGGTGTCCTATACAGAGGCCATAGATATCCTAAAGAATTGCAAGCCGAACAAAAAGAAAAAATTCAAATATATCATCGAAGAATGGGGTGCAGATCTGCAAAGTGAGCACGAGCGTTATTTGGTGGAAAAACATTTTCAGTGCCCCGTAATACTTTTTGATTACCCAGCTAAGATCAAAGCTTTCTATATGCGTTTGAACGAAGACGGCAAGACGGTCAGGGCCATGGATATACTTTTCCCTGGGATAGGCGAAATCGTGGGTGGCTCCCAAAGAGAGGAACGCCTAGATGTCCTAAAACAGAAAATCAGTGAGTTGGGCATAGATGAAAAAGAACTATGGTGGTATTTAGACCTACGAAAGTTTGGAACGGCAGTTCACAGTGGTTTTGGACTAGGTTTTGAACGTTTGGTGCTATTTACAACCGGGATGGGTAATATTAGGGATGTAATTCCGTTTCCTAGAACACCACAGAATGCGGAATTCTAA
- a CDS encoding efflux RND transporter permease subunit — protein sequence MVAKLTQGFWAKTARLILRNRILILILIAVITVFLALQWQNMRFSNSEANLLPDDHPINLEYLSFLEQFGEEGNVVVIAVRDSTLFTPEKFNRWNKLSKQLDAFPEVDFVLSTDNLQELEKDNEKQEFTLRPFIKNTPTTKREIDSLTNHLFNDLPFYDDVIFNKESKTVRTLIYLDKDIVNTSVRKDFILQDFNKLIANFEKETGMDVRISGMPYVRTMNSQNIIDEIGKFILAALGVTSLIFFFFFRSFRATFISMFVVIIGVMWAFGILGLLRYEITVLTALIPPLIIVIGIPNCIFLINKYQQEVKKHGNQALSLQRVISKIGNATLMTNITTASGFATFIITDSKLLKEFGIVASMNIIGIFILSLLIIPIVYSFMSLPKTKHLKHLNTKWIETFVNWMERIVRERRISVYVTSIALLVVSIIGMYQIKISGSPIEDMPKNAEFFKDIRFFEEEFDGIMPVEIVVDTERKKGVLKSANLRKMDQIGEVIQEIPELSKPISVVNMVKYSKQAFYNGIPKYYQLPTTQESTFIMDVARKSSNDGNLLKSFVDSTGQTARITTYMRDVKTERMEEIQGKLQENIDKIFPADRYNVYLTGKALLFLKGTKYLVKNLVMSLALAIFLIGLFMAYLFRSFRMIVISLIPNLLPLVITAGVMGFAGVPIKPSTILVFSIAFGISVDDTIHFLAKYRQELTANQWRIKKSVYAALRETGVSMFYTSIVLFFGFSVFMISSFGGTVALGALVSATLLFAMLANLILLPSLLLSLERSIANKTVLKEPQIDILPKEELNSTEK from the coding sequence ATGGTAGCTAAGCTAACACAAGGGTTCTGGGCAAAAACGGCCAGGCTGATCCTCCGCAATAGAATCTTGATCTTAATACTCATTGCTGTAATTACGGTTTTCCTTGCACTTCAGTGGCAGAATATGCGATTTTCCAATTCAGAAGCCAATCTGTTGCCGGACGACCATCCCATCAACTTGGAATATCTATCTTTCTTGGAACAATTTGGTGAAGAAGGAAATGTGGTGGTCATTGCGGTCCGCGACAGCACCTTGTTCACTCCTGAGAAGTTCAACCGATGGAACAAGCTCAGTAAGCAGTTGGACGCCTTTCCTGAAGTAGATTTTGTGTTGTCAACAGACAATTTGCAGGAATTGGAAAAGGACAACGAAAAACAAGAGTTTACCTTGAGGCCCTTTATCAAAAATACGCCTACCACAAAAAGAGAAATCGATAGCCTCACCAACCACCTGTTCAACGACCTGCCTTTTTATGACGATGTCATCTTCAACAAAGAGAGCAAAACGGTAAGGACCTTGATCTATTTGGACAAGGATATTGTGAACACTTCGGTGCGAAAAGATTTCATTCTTCAAGATTTCAACAAACTGATTGCCAATTTCGAAAAGGAAACGGGCATGGACGTCCGTATTTCAGGAATGCCCTATGTAAGGACCATGAATTCCCAGAATATCATAGACGAAATAGGGAAATTTATCTTGGCCGCTTTAGGGGTAACCTCATTGATCTTCTTCTTTTTCTTTAGGAGTTTTAGGGCCACCTTTATTTCCATGTTCGTGGTGATTATCGGTGTGATGTGGGCGTTTGGAATCCTCGGTCTGTTGCGATATGAAATTACGGTATTAACGGCCCTGATACCGCCCCTTATCATTGTGATAGGTATTCCCAATTGTATTTTCCTGATCAACAAGTACCAACAGGAAGTTAAGAAACATGGAAACCAGGCCCTTTCCTTACAACGTGTAATTTCCAAGATTGGGAATGCCACCCTTATGACCAATATCACCACCGCATCAGGTTTTGCCACCTTTATCATTACGGACAGCAAACTCCTAAAGGAATTTGGTATAGTGGCATCTATGAACATCATTGGGATTTTTATCCTGTCCCTTTTGATCATCCCTATCGTTTACAGTTTTATGTCCCTTCCCAAGACCAAGCATTTAAAGCATTTGAACACTAAATGGATAGAGACATTCGTGAACTGGATGGAACGAATAGTCAGGGAAAGAAGAATTTCGGTCTATGTCACCTCTATAGCACTTCTAGTGGTCAGCATCATTGGGATGTACCAAATAAAAATTTCGGGGAGCCCTATTGAGGACATGCCAAAAAATGCAGAATTCTTTAAAGATATACGATTCTTTGAGGAGGAATTTGATGGCATTATGCCCGTAGAAATTGTAGTGGATACGGAGCGCAAAAAAGGGGTTCTTAAATCTGCCAACTTACGGAAAATGGACCAAATTGGAGAAGTCATCCAAGAAATTCCCGAATTATCCAAACCCATTTCCGTGGTCAATATGGTCAAATATTCCAAACAGGCCTTTTACAATGGCATTCCGAAATACTACCAGTTGCCCACCACACAGGAAAGCACATTTATCATGGACGTAGCGAGAAAATCGTCCAATGATGGCAACCTATTGAAGAGCTTCGTGGACAGTACTGGACAGACCGCGAGGATCACCACTTATATGAGGGACGTGAAAACGGAGCGCATGGAAGAAATCCAAGGCAAGCTCCAGGAGAACATAGACAAAATTTTTCCAGCAGACCGGTATAATGTCTATCTCACAGGAAAAGCCCTATTATTTCTAAAGGGAACCAAATACTTGGTGAAAAATCTGGTGATGTCCCTTGCCCTGGCCATTTTCCTGATCGGACTTTTTATGGCCTATTTGTTCCGTTCCTTCAGAATGATCGTAATTTCTTTGATCCCCAACCTTTTGCCATTGGTAATTACCGCAGGGGTCATGGGCTTTGCAGGGGTTCCCATAAAACCATCTACCATTTTGGTATTTAGTATTGCATTTGGAATTTCGGTGGATGATACCATACATTTCCTTGCCAAATACCGGCAAGAACTGACCGCGAACCAATGGAGGATCAAAAAATCCGTTTATGCCGCCTTGAGGGAGACTGGAGTAAGTATGTTCTATACCTCTATTGTTCTATTTTTCGGCTTTTCGGTATTTATGATATCCAGCTTTGGGGGCACAGTGGCATTAGGGGCCTTGGTATCGGCAACATTATTGTTCGCCATGCTGGCCAACCTTATTTTATTGCCAAGTTTATTGCTGTCCTTAGAACGAAGCATAGCCAATAAAACCGTTCTTAAAGAACCACAGATTGATATTCTTCCCAAAGAGGAACTCAATAGCACAGAAAAATAA